Proteins from one Hyperolius riggenbachi isolate aHypRig1 chromosome 2, aHypRig1.pri, whole genome shotgun sequence genomic window:
- the NIT2 gene encoding omega-amidase NIT2, whose protein sequence is MQAVRAMAKFRLALVQLLVTPVKADNLKKASELIKQAAKQGAQIVALPECFNSPYGTKFFPEYAEKIPGQSTQMLSDVAKECGIYLIGGSIPEEDSGKLYNTCTVYGPDGALLAKHRKIHLFNIDVPGKIRFQESETLSPGDSFSVFDTPYCKIGVGICYDMRFAELAQIYTKRGCKLLVYPGAFNMTTGPAHWELLQRARALDNQVYVATVSPARDEKASYVAWGHSTVVNPWGEVVVKAAADETVISTDIDLQYLADIRQQIPIHSQRRQDLYSVEEKSK, encoded by the exons ATGCAAGCAGTCAGAGCCATGGCAA AATTCCGCCTGGCCTTGGTTCAGCTCCTTGTGACTCCTGTGAAGGCGGATAACCTGAAGAAGGCCTCCGAGCTCATAAAACAAGCTGCGAAGCAAGGAGCCCAGATTGTGGCACTGCCT GAGTGCTTCAACTCTCCGTACGGTACCAAATTTTTCCCTGAATATGCTGAGAAGATTCCCGGCCAGTCCACACAGATGCTGTCCGACGTTGCCAAGGAGTGTGGGATCTATCTAATCGGAG GTTCAATACCAGAAGAGGATTCTGGGAAATTATACAACACATGTACGGTATACGGTCCTGATGGAGCATTGCTGGCAAAGCACAGGAAG ATACATCTGTTTAACATCGATGTTCCGGGAAAGATTCGCTTCCAGGAATCGGAAACCCTCAGCCCTGGAGACAGTTTCTCTGTGTTTGACACAC CCTACTGCAAAATTGGAGTGGGCATCTGTTATGACATGAGGTTTGCAGAACTCGCCCAGATATACACCAAGAGAG GTTGCAAGTTATTAGTCTATCCTGGAGCGTTTAACATGACAACTGGACCTGCACACtgggagctgctgcagagagcccG GGCGTTGGACAACCAGGTCTATGTGGCCACCGTATCTCCAGCAAGAGATGAAAAAGCCTCCTATGTAGCCTGGGGACACAGCACCGTAGTGAATCCATG GGGAGAAGTGGTTGTGAAGGCTGCAGCAGATGAGACCGTCATCTCCACTGATATAG ACTTGCAGTACCTGGCAGATATCCGCCAGCAGATACCCATCCACAGCCAGCGCCGCCAGGACCTCTACAGTGTGGAAGAGAAGAGCAAATAA